In Anomaloglossus baeobatrachus isolate aAnoBae1 chromosome 3, aAnoBae1.hap1, whole genome shotgun sequence, one genomic interval encodes:
- the PTP4A1 gene encoding protein tyrosine phosphatase type IVA 1 isoform X4 encodes MARMNRPAPVEITYKNMRFLITHNPTNATLNKFIEELKKYGVTTVVRVCEATYDTALVEKEGIQVLDWPFDDGAPPSSQIVDDWLNLLKAKFREEPGCCIAVHCVAGLGRAPVLVALALIECGMKYEDAVQFIRHAVELLIASSCFTWRSIVLKCGCALKTPMAIVTTVAFNRSAPS; translated from the exons ATGGCAAGAATGAACCGCCCTGCTCCAGTGGAGATAACCTACAAAAACATGAGATTTCTCATCACCCACAACCCCACCAATGCGACCTTAAATAAATTCATAGAG GAACTTAAAAAATATGGAGTTACTACAGTTGTAAGAGTGTGTGAAGCCACCTATGACACTGCCCTTGTGGAAAAAGAAGGAATTCAAGTTTTG GATTGGCCTTTTGATGATGGTGCCCCACCTTCTAGTCAGATCGTCGATGACTGGTTAAATCTCCTGAAGGCCAAATTCCGTGAGGAACCTGGCTGCTGTATTGCAGTTCATTGTGTTGCTGGGTTGGGAAG AGCTCCAGTACTTGTCGCTCTTGCTTTAATTGAATGTGGGATGAAATATGAAGACGCCGTTCAGTTTATAAGGCA CGCCGTGGAGCTTTTAATAGCAAGCAGCTGCTTTACTTGGAGAAGTATCGTCCTAAAATGCGGTTGCGCTTTAAAGACCCCAATGGCCATCGTAACAACTGTTGCATTCAATAGAAGCGCCCCTTCCTAG
- the PTP4A1 gene encoding protein tyrosine phosphatase type IVA 1 isoform X3: MGMNRPAPVEITYKNMRFLITHNPTNATLNKFIEELKKYGVTTVVRVCEATYDTALVEKEGIQVLDWPFDDGAPPSSQIVDDWLNLLKAKFREEPGCCIAVHCVAGLGRAPVLVALALIECGMKYEDAVQFIRQKRRGAFNSKQLLYLEKYRPKMRLRFKDPNGHRNNCCIQ; the protein is encoded by the exons atggg AATGAACCGCCCTGCTCCAGTGGAGATAACCTACAAAAACATGAGATTTCTCATCACCCACAACCCCACCAATGCGACCTTAAATAAATTCATAGAG GAACTTAAAAAATATGGAGTTACTACAGTTGTAAGAGTGTGTGAAGCCACCTATGACACTGCCCTTGTGGAAAAAGAAGGAATTCAAGTTTTG GATTGGCCTTTTGATGATGGTGCCCCACCTTCTAGTCAGATCGTCGATGACTGGTTAAATCTCCTGAAGGCCAAATTCCGTGAGGAACCTGGCTGCTGTATTGCAGTTCATTGTGTTGCTGGGTTGGGAAG AGCTCCAGTACTTGTCGCTCTTGCTTTAATTGAATGTGGGATGAAATATGAAGACGCCGTTCAGTTTATAAGGCA gaAGCGCCGTGGAGCTTTTAATAGCAAGCAGCTGCTTTACTTGGAGAAGTATCGTCCTAAAATGCGGTTGCGCTTTAAAGACCCCAATGGCCATCGTAACAACTGTTGCATTCAATAG
- the PTP4A1 gene encoding protein tyrosine phosphatase type IVA 1 isoform X2 translates to MARMNRPAPVEITYKNMRFLITHNPTNATLNKFIEELKKYGVTTVVRVCEATYDTALVEKEGIQVLDWPFDDGAPPSSQIVDDWLNLLKAKFREEPGCCIAVHCVAGLGRAPVLVALALIECGMKYEDAVQFIRQKRRGAFNSKQLLYLEKYRPKMRLRFKDPNGHRNNCCIQ, encoded by the exons ATGGCAAGAATGAACCGCCCTGCTCCAGTGGAGATAACCTACAAAAACATGAGATTTCTCATCACCCACAACCCCACCAATGCGACCTTAAATAAATTCATAGAG GAACTTAAAAAATATGGAGTTACTACAGTTGTAAGAGTGTGTGAAGCCACCTATGACACTGCCCTTGTGGAAAAAGAAGGAATTCAAGTTTTG GATTGGCCTTTTGATGATGGTGCCCCACCTTCTAGTCAGATCGTCGATGACTGGTTAAATCTCCTGAAGGCCAAATTCCGTGAGGAACCTGGCTGCTGTATTGCAGTTCATTGTGTTGCTGGGTTGGGAAG AGCTCCAGTACTTGTCGCTCTTGCTTTAATTGAATGTGGGATGAAATATGAAGACGCCGTTCAGTTTATAAGGCA gaAGCGCCGTGGAGCTTTTAATAGCAAGCAGCTGCTTTACTTGGAGAAGTATCGTCCTAAAATGCGGTTGCGCTTTAAAGACCCCAATGGCCATCGTAACAACTGTTGCATTCAATAG